One Devosia lacusdianchii genomic window carries:
- a CDS encoding ABC transporter ATP-binding protein has product MSDQTILRVRNLSVDFPVNKTVVHAVKDVSFDLKRGETLCVVGESGSGKSVTARAILQLVAKPGSITGGQIMLDTGSGEIDIVALGNRCNAIREVRGRRIAMIFQEPMTSLSPVHTIGHQITETILLHEKVSKDEARKRAAALLARVRIPDPEKALDRYSFEFSGGMRQRAMIAMALSCNPEILIADEPTTALDVTTQAEILSLIRELQRDRGMAVLFITHDMGVVAQIADRVMVMFRGTKVEEAGVFDLFERPQQAYTRALLGSVLKLESPAPRPPRPATEKPIARIDNLQLHFPLNSGFMGRPTAYLKAIDGVSLTINEGETVGVVGESGSGKTTLGRTLLRVYDPTGGQVIYWPGQGEPVDIATLGKKGMKSLYGEVRMVFQDPHSSLNPRMTIYQTISEPLRTNTDMSERQMMDRVSELLSRVGLPPDIGDRYPHAFSGGQRQRISIARAIAVRPRLIIADEPTSALDVSLRHQVLDLMRDLQNEYGLSYLFISHDISVIRYFCDRVAVMKNGKFVEVGDVVQICEHPQQEYTQTLIGAVPRPDPRLRADAPA; this is encoded by the coding sequence ATGAGCGACCAGACGATTCTTAGGGTTCGCAACCTCAGCGTGGATTTCCCGGTCAACAAGACCGTGGTCCACGCGGTCAAGGATGTCAGCTTCGATCTCAAGCGCGGCGAGACGCTGTGCGTGGTGGGCGAAAGCGGTTCCGGCAAGTCCGTGACGGCTCGCGCCATTCTGCAACTGGTCGCCAAGCCTGGCTCCATTACCGGCGGCCAGATAATGCTCGATACGGGCTCTGGCGAGATCGATATCGTCGCCCTTGGCAATCGTTGCAATGCCATCCGCGAAGTGCGCGGCAGGCGGATCGCCATGATCTTCCAGGAGCCGATGACCAGCCTTTCGCCGGTCCACACAATCGGGCACCAGATCACCGAGACCATCCTGCTGCATGAGAAGGTCAGCAAGGATGAGGCCCGCAAGCGCGCCGCAGCGCTTCTCGCCCGCGTCCGAATCCCCGATCCCGAAAAGGCGCTCGACCGCTATTCCTTCGAGTTCTCCGGCGGCATGCGCCAGCGCGCCATGATCGCCATGGCGCTGTCCTGCAATCCGGAAATCCTTATCGCCGACGAGCCGACCACCGCGCTCGACGTCACCACCCAGGCCGAAATCCTGTCGTTGATCCGCGAACTGCAGCGCGACCGCGGCATGGCCGTGCTGTTCATCACCCACGACATGGGCGTCGTCGCCCAGATCGCCGACCGCGTCATGGTGATGTTCCGCGGCACCAAGGTCGAGGAAGCCGGTGTATTCGACCTCTTCGAGCGGCCGCAACAGGCCTACACCCGCGCGCTGCTCGGCTCCGTCCTGAAGCTCGAGAGCCCGGCGCCGCGCCCACCACGTCCCGCGACCGAAAAGCCCATCGCCCGCATCGACAACCTGCAGCTGCATTTCCCGTTGAATTCAGGCTTCATGGGCCGGCCAACCGCCTATCTCAAGGCGATCGACGGCGTCAGCCTGACCATTAATGAGGGCGAAACCGTCGGCGTGGTCGGTGAATCCGGCTCAGGTAAGACCACCCTCGGCCGCACCCTGCTGCGTGTCTACGACCCCACCGGCGGCCAGGTGATCTACTGGCCCGGCCAGGGCGAACCGGTCGATATTGCCACGCTGGGCAAGAAGGGCATGAAGTCGCTCTATGGCGAAGTGCGCATGGTCTTCCAGGACCCGCATTCCTCGCTCAATCCCCGCATGACCATCTATCAGACCATCTCCGAACCCCTCCGCACCAATACCGACATGAGCGAGCGGCAGATGATGGATCGGGTGTCCGAACTGCTATCCCGCGTCGGCCTGCCGCCCGATATCGGCGATCGCTATCCCCACGCCTTTTCGGGTGGTCAACGTCAGCGGATTTCTATCGCCCGCGCCATCGCCGTGCGGCCTCGGCTGATCATCGCCGACGAGCCCACTTCAGCGCTCGACGTCTCCCTGCGCCACCAGGTGCTCGATCTGATGCGCGACCTGCAGAACGAGTATGGGCTCTCTTACCTGTTCATTTCGCACGATATTTCGGTCATCCGCTATTTCTGTGATCGTGTTGCGGTGATGAAAAATGGCAAGTTTGTCGAGGTGGGCGACGTGGTGCAGATTTGCGAACATCCGCAGCAGGAATATACGCAGACCCTGATTGGCGCTGTGCCGCGCCCCGATCCGCGCCTGCGTGCCGACGCGCCCGCCTGA
- a CDS encoding NAD-dependent epimerase/dehydratase family protein, giving the protein MSQILLTGASGRLGTHLRNWFTAKGRAFLATDMAPSSDGAAIAIADLADRAAVDNLMAHDISAVVHFGGMAKEAGWQTVLEANIMGAYNVFEAARNAGVGRIIFASSYHVQGMYPTGDTPITLDQPYRPDSLYGVSKVFGETLSRLYFDKFGIECLAIRICTAGNPGTPREARLWFNRDDLASLVDHALDMPALGHRTIFGISNNPNAFYINSPDPDFGWSPRHGSLELGTPDPHEPLDPTDARNRLTGGIFAEWGHFDDEPAP; this is encoded by the coding sequence ATGTCCCAAATCTTGCTGACTGGCGCCTCCGGACGGCTCGGCACGCATCTGCGTAACTGGTTCACGGCCAAAGGCCGCGCATTCCTTGCCACGGACATGGCGCCATCATCGGACGGCGCAGCCATCGCGATCGCCGACCTTGCCGATCGTGCCGCCGTCGACAACCTGATGGCGCACGACATCTCCGCCGTCGTCCACTTTGGCGGCATGGCCAAGGAAGCCGGCTGGCAGACTGTGCTCGAAGCCAACATTATGGGCGCTTACAATGTCTTCGAGGCTGCGCGTAACGCCGGCGTCGGCCGCATCATATTCGCCTCCTCCTACCACGTGCAGGGCATGTACCCGACTGGCGATACCCCGATCACCCTGGACCAGCCGTATCGTCCAGACTCGCTCTACGGCGTCTCCAAGGTATTCGGTGAAACGCTCAGCCGGCTCTACTTCGACAAGTTCGGCATCGAATGCCTGGCCATCCGCATCTGCACTGCCGGCAATCCGGGCACCCCGCGCGAAGCGCGGCTCTGGTTCAACCGGGACGATCTGGCGAGCCTCGTCGATCACGCCCTTGATATGCCAGCGCTCGGCCACCGCACCATTTTCGGCATTTCGAACAATCCCAACGCCTTCTACATCAACTCTCCCGATCCCGATTTCGGCTGGTCGCCCCGCCACGGTTCACTCGAACTCGGCACCCCCGACCCGCACGAACCGCTCGACCCCACCGACGCGCGCAATCGGCTGACCGGCGGCATCTTCGCCGAATGGGGCCATTTCGACGACGAGCCTGCTCCTTAG
- a CDS encoding Ppx/GppA phosphatase family protein, with protein MTDSDRSAAVLSSPDEPAIRAPSGPGQAGRVGDHGPAPGADKRTAPAANPIRRHRGPIYAALDLGTNNCRLLIARPHDHGFRVLDGFTRIVRLGEGVSVTGRLSDAAMERTMEALRQCRNKLREHQPSRMRLIATEACRAAENGPAFLARVKEELGLDLEIVDRRTEAELAVTGCADLIEGTAAGALMFDIGGGSSELAWLDFRGGRPKSQGRMSASIRSWQSLPVGVVSIAEKFGGIDVTTEVFEAMVRHVSEHLRQFRGREKLRQMIANHPVHLIGTSGTVTTLAGLHLGLERYERQKVDGLWMRRAEVDDTMKVLLGMPFERRVAHPCIGRDRADLVLPGCAIFEAIRREWPTERVRVADRGLREGILISLMDADRTKSRATRYPRRNGNGG; from the coding sequence GTGACCGATTCCGATCGGTCCGCAGCCGTGCTTTCGTCCCCGGACGAGCCGGCGATCCGTGCCCCGTCCGGTCCTGGACAGGCGGGGAGGGTAGGGGACCATGGTCCCGCGCCCGGAGCGGACAAGCGGACAGCGCCCGCTGCCAATCCAATCCGCCGCCACCGCGGACCCATTTACGCTGCGCTCGATCTCGGCACCAACAATTGCCGCCTGCTGATCGCCCGCCCGCATGATCATGGATTCCGTGTGCTCGACGGCTTCACCCGCATCGTCCGGCTTGGCGAGGGCGTGTCCGTTACCGGACGCCTCTCTGACGCCGCCATGGAGCGGACGATGGAAGCGCTGCGGCAGTGCCGCAACAAGCTACGCGAACATCAGCCGTCTCGCATGCGGCTCATCGCCACCGAAGCCTGCCGCGCCGCCGAAAACGGCCCCGCCTTCCTGGCCCGGGTCAAGGAAGAGCTCGGCCTCGATCTCGAGATCGTCGACCGCCGCACCGAGGCCGAACTGGCCGTCACCGGCTGTGCCGACCTCATCGAAGGCACTGCTGCCGGTGCCCTGATGTTCGATATCGGCGGCGGCTCGTCCGAACTGGCCTGGCTCGATTTCCGTGGCGGGCGTCCAAAGTCCCAGGGCCGCATGTCGGCCTCGATCCGCTCCTGGCAATCGCTGCCGGTTGGCGTAGTTTCGATTGCCGAGAAGTTCGGCGGCATCGACGTCACCACCGAGGTCTTCGAGGCGATGGTCCGGCACGTCTCCGAGCATTTGCGCCAGTTCCGTGGTCGCGAAAAACTGCGGCAGATGATCGCCAACCACCCTGTGCACCTCATCGGCACGTCCGGCACCGTCACCACGCTTGCCGGCCTGCATCTGGGCCTCGAACGCTACGAGCGCCAGAAGGTCGATGGCCTGTGGATGCGCCGGGCCGAGGTGGATGACACCATGAAGGTGCTGCTCGGCATGCCGTTCGAGCGGCGCGTCGCCCATCCCTGCATCGGCCGCGACCGCGCCGACCTGGTGCTGCCCGGCTGCGCCATTTTCGAGGCTATCCGCCGCGAATGGCCCACCGAGCGCGTGCGCGTCGCCGATCGCGGCCTGCGCGAAGGCATACTGATCTCGCTGATGGATGCCGACCGGACGAAGTCGCGCGCAACACGCTATCCGCGGAGGAATGGCAATGGTGGATAA
- a CDS encoding RlmE family RNA methyltransferase: MVDKALGTGGRKSEKDLKIRVKSAKGRKVSSTKWLERQLNDPYVAKARAEGYRSRAAFKIKEMDEKHKLFRKGMRVVDLGAAPGGWSQVAARATGSTDLNPLIVGIDYLEMDPIPGVILLKKDFTDDDAPAQLIAAMGGKKADIVMSDMAWPTTGHRPTDHLRIVQLIEIAAAFALDVLTPGGVFVAKVFQGGTEHELLHMLKRHFKTTFHAKPPSSRSDSAEAYLIAKGFKGSNDTVQGEGEYDR; encoded by the coding sequence ATGGTGGATAAAGCCCTCGGAACCGGCGGCCGCAAGTCCGAAAAAGACCTCAAGATCCGCGTGAAGTCGGCCAAGGGCCGCAAGGTGAGCTCCACCAAGTGGCTCGAACGCCAGCTCAATGATCCCTATGTCGCCAAGGCCCGCGCCGAAGGCTACCGCTCCCGCGCCGCCTTCAAGATCAAGGAGATGGACGAAAAGCATAAGCTCTTTCGCAAGGGCATGCGCGTCGTCGATCTGGGCGCCGCCCCCGGCGGCTGGTCGCAGGTCGCCGCCAGGGCCACGGGCTCGACCGATCTCAACCCGCTGATCGTCGGCATCGATTATCTGGAAATGGACCCCATTCCCGGTGTCATCCTGCTCAAGAAGGATTTCACCGACGATGACGCTCCCGCTCAGCTGATCGCTGCCATGGGCGGCAAGAAGGCTGATATCGTCATGTCCGACATGGCCTGGCCGACCACGGGCCACCGCCCGACCGATCACCTGCGCATCGTGCAACTGATCGAGATCGCCGCCGCCTTCGCGCTCGACGTTCTGACCCCCGGCGGCGTCTTCGTCGCCAAGGTGTTCCAGGGCGGCACCGAGCATGAGCTGCTGCACATGCTCAAGCGCCACTTCAAGACCACCTTCCACGCCAAGCCCCCCTCCAGCCGCTCCGACTCTGCCGAGGCCTATCTGATTGCCAAGGGCTTCAAGGGCAGCAACGACACGGTGCAAGGCGAGGGCGAATACGACCGGTAG
- a CDS encoding MFS transporter has product MSRITPLILATALFMENMDSTVIATSLAAIAADIGTDPISLKLALTAYLVALAIFIPISSWMADRFGARNVFRVAMLVFVLGSVACAFANSLTAFVGARFLQGMGGALMTPVARLVLVRATPRHDLVNAMAWLTIPGLVGPIVGPPFGGFLTTYFSWHWIFLINVPIGILGIALVSKFLPETMRNAPRAIDFKGFALAGPAFALFAFGTSVISLPALPPVIGVAATALGIGLAYLYARHALSTDNPLFDLRLLRFPFFRSAVVAGTFFRLGQGAIPFLFPLMLQLSFGYTPFESGMITFAGAVGAIIAKFAANTVFQRMGFRLSLALSTAISACGLLAMGLYTPETAIALIIAILVFVGFWQSIFWTGSNAFVFADIEDKDAGQANVMAQVSTQLSIALGVALGGGMLEASTALRGGEIMLADFHFAFMMLAAICLISTVMFLRLPKNAGHQLTRGHGGGGGH; this is encoded by the coding sequence GTGTCACGTATCACGCCGCTTATCCTTGCCACTGCCCTGTTCATGGAAAACATGGACTCGACGGTTATTGCTACATCGCTGGCCGCCATCGCCGCCGATATCGGGACCGATCCGATTTCGCTGAAGCTGGCGTTGACGGCATATCTGGTGGCGCTGGCCATCTTCATCCCGATTTCGAGCTGGATGGCCGACCGGTTCGGGGCGCGTAACGTGTTCCGCGTGGCCATGCTGGTGTTTGTATTGGGCTCGGTCGCCTGCGCCTTCGCCAATTCACTGACGGCCTTCGTGGGCGCGCGGTTTCTGCAGGGCATGGGCGGGGCGCTGATGACGCCGGTGGCGCGACTTGTACTGGTGCGGGCGACGCCGCGGCATGATCTGGTCAATGCCATGGCGTGGCTGACCATTCCGGGGCTGGTGGGGCCGATCGTGGGACCACCATTCGGTGGTTTCCTCACGACGTATTTTTCGTGGCACTGGATCTTCCTGATCAATGTGCCGATCGGCATTCTGGGTATCGCGCTGGTGAGCAAGTTCCTGCCCGAGACCATGCGCAATGCGCCGCGAGCCATCGACTTCAAAGGCTTTGCGCTGGCCGGGCCGGCGTTTGCGCTGTTCGCGTTCGGGACATCGGTGATCAGCCTGCCGGCTCTGCCGCCGGTCATCGGCGTTGCGGCCACTGCGCTGGGCATTGGGCTGGCGTATCTTTACGCGCGGCATGCGCTATCGACGGATAATCCACTGTTCGACCTGCGGCTGCTGCGGTTTCCATTTTTTCGCAGTGCTGTTGTGGCCGGCACGTTCTTCCGGTTGGGACAGGGGGCGATACCGTTCCTGTTCCCGCTGATGCTGCAGCTCAGCTTCGGCTACACGCCGTTTGAATCGGGGATGATCACCTTTGCCGGCGCGGTGGGGGCGATCATCGCCAAGTTTGCCGCCAATACCGTGTTCCAGCGAATGGGCTTCCGCCTGTCGCTGGCGCTGTCGACGGCGATTTCGGCATGCGGCCTGCTGGCGATGGGGCTCTACACGCCGGAAACGGCCATCGCGCTGATCATCGCCATCCTGGTGTTCGTCGGCTTCTGGCAATCGATCTTCTGGACCGGCAGCAATGCCTTCGTGTTTGCCGATATCGAGGACAAGGATGCCGGTCAGGCCAACGTGATGGCGCAGGTTTCGACGCAGCTATCCATCGCGCTGGGCGTGGCGCTGGGTGGCGGGATGCTGGAGGCCAGCACGGCATTGCGTGGCGGCGAAATCATGCTCGCAGACTTCCACTTCGCCTTCATGATGCTGGCGGCGATCTGCCTGATTTCGACGGTGATGTTCTTGAGGTTGCCGAAGAATGCGGGGCATCAGCTGACGCGTGGGCATGGTGGCGGTGGGGGGCACTAG
- a CDS encoding MFS transporter, translating to MIRVTPLILAVALFMEQMDSTVIATSLPAIAADIGTEPIALKLALTAYFVALAIFIPISGWMADRFGAKNIFRLAIFVFMLGSLACSFSFSLETFVISRFFQGIGSSMMTPVGRLLLVRSTPRNELVAAMAWLTVPALLGPLTGPLIGGFLTTYLSWHWIFWINIPIGIAGIILAGIFLQVPDSRNPRPIDVVGFLIAAVAFAGTVFGLSVVSLPALPIIYGYLTLAVGVTAGILYLLHARRTPYPLLDPQLFRHKLFRASITGGSFFRIGVGAVPFLLPLMLQLGFGLSPFQSGAITFVSAIGAIMSKFIAERVFARFGFPRVLGFAAFFGGGLIAAQGLFSTATPVPLMMGVLLAGGILRSVFFTGSNAIGYADVDDEEASQATAIVAVCQQLSVAFGVAVAGAILELSTRLRGSELQLIDFQIAFFVVGGLSALAAFIYWRLPPDAGSNVSGHKAIAVQKE from the coding sequence GTGATCCGCGTTACACCCCTTATTCTGGCGGTCGCCCTGTTCATGGAGCAGATGGATTCGACCGTCATCGCGACGTCGCTGCCGGCGATCGCGGCGGATATCGGCACGGAGCCGATTGCGCTGAAGCTGGCGCTGACGGCCTATTTCGTGGCGCTCGCCATTTTCATTCCAATCAGCGGATGGATGGCCGACCGGTTCGGCGCCAAGAACATTTTCCGGCTGGCCATCTTCGTGTTCATGCTCGGGTCGCTGGCGTGCTCGTTCTCGTTTTCGCTGGAAACCTTCGTCATTTCGCGCTTCTTCCAGGGGATAGGCTCGTCGATGATGACGCCGGTCGGGCGACTGCTGCTGGTGCGCTCGACGCCGCGCAACGAACTGGTGGCGGCGATGGCCTGGCTGACGGTCCCGGCCCTCTTGGGACCACTGACCGGGCCGCTGATCGGCGGGTTCCTGACCACCTATCTGAGCTGGCACTGGATTTTCTGGATCAACATTCCGATCGGGATTGCGGGCATTATCCTGGCCGGCATTTTCCTGCAGGTGCCCGACAGCCGTAATCCTCGCCCCATCGACGTGGTGGGTTTCCTCATAGCGGCCGTGGCATTTGCGGGGACGGTGTTCGGCCTTTCAGTGGTCAGCCTGCCGGCGCTGCCAATCATCTATGGCTATCTGACGCTGGCCGTGGGGGTGACGGCGGGCATCCTTTACCTGCTGCATGCGCGGCGGACGCCCTACCCCCTGCTCGACCCGCAATTGTTCCGCCACAAGCTGTTTCGCGCGTCGATCACCGGTGGGTCGTTTTTCCGCATCGGGGTGGGCGCGGTACCGTTCCTGTTGCCGTTGATGCTGCAATTGGGGTTCGGGCTGAGCCCGTTCCAATCGGGCGCCATTACCTTCGTATCGGCGATCGGCGCGATCATGAGCAAGTTCATCGCCGAGCGGGTTTTTGCGCGTTTCGGATTTCCGCGTGTGCTCGGTTTTGCGGCGTTCTTCGGCGGCGGGTTGATCGCGGCGCAGGGGCTGTTCAGCACGGCGACGCCGGTACCGTTGATGATGGGTGTGCTGCTGGCAGGCGGCATCCTGCGATCGGTATTCTTCACCGGCTCGAACGCGATCGGCTATGCAGACGTGGATGACGAAGAAGCCAGCCAGGCGACAGCCATCGTGGCGGTGTGCCAGCAGTTGAGCGTGGCGTTTGGCGTTGCGGTCGCAGGTGCCATTCTTGAGCTCAGCACCAGGCTGCGCGGCAGCGAATTGCAGCTCATCGATTTTCAGATTGCGTTTTTTGTAGTCGGGGGGCTCAGCGCCCTTGCCGCGTTCATTTATTGGCGACTGCCGCCCGATGCCGGCAGCAATGTTTCGGGCCACAAGGCCATCGCCGTCCAGAAGGAGTGA